A DNA window from Gammaproteobacteria bacterium contains the following coding sequences:
- a CDS encoding TRAP transporter large permease produces the protein MGAFLLGIFGLLVLAAVPIGFALAIAAVLAIVVADLPLVIIPQQIVAGMDSFPMLAVPLFILAGFLMDVGGISRRLVTLARALVGHLPGGLGQVVIMAEMFFSGVSGSTSADAAAIGGIMVPQLTANGYGRARATAIVSAACGMGILIPPAIVMVVYGVIGNVSVGALFVASIVPALLIAVGLMTQIGWQARRQGWPAGERASLAELRRAARDALLPLLMIVVILGGIRFGLFTPTEAAAVAVAYALLLAGLVYRSLTLAELWRKIVQTAMVSGMVLFVVGAARLLGWVLAVMQVPQTLAASVVGMGGGQAGFMLLTILVFLPLGAILEGVPAVVLLTPILLPLAMQLGIDPVHYGAVIVATQGISVFLPPVGVSLLVACSVGGVEPAEVARPLWPYLALMLGLTMVIAFVPGVVLWLPGVLGW, from the coding sequence ATGGGCGCGTTTCTCCTCGGCATCTTCGGGCTGCTGGTGCTGGCCGCCGTGCCCATCGGCTTCGCGCTCGCGATCGCGGCCGTGCTGGCCATCGTGGTGGCCGACCTCCCGCTCGTCATCATTCCGCAGCAGATCGTCGCGGGCATGGACTCCTTCCCCATGCTCGCCGTCCCCCTTTTCATTCTCGCCGGCTTCCTGATGGACGTCGGAGGGATCAGCCGCCGACTGGTGACGCTGGCGCGGGCGCTCGTGGGACACCTCCCCGGAGGGCTCGGGCAGGTGGTGATCATGGCCGAGATGTTCTTCTCGGGGGTGTCCGGCTCCACTTCCGCGGATGCGGCCGCCATCGGGGGCATCATGGTGCCGCAACTGACGGCGAACGGCTACGGCCGCGCGCGCGCCACCGCGATCGTGTCGGCCGCGTGCGGCATGGGAATCCTCATTCCGCCGGCCATCGTGATGGTCGTCTACGGCGTCATCGGCAACGTCTCCGTCGGCGCGCTGTTCGTCGCTTCGATCGTGCCCGCGCTGCTCATCGCCGTCGGCCTGATGACACAGATCGGATGGCAGGCGCGCAGGCAGGGATGGCCTGCCGGGGAGCGCGCGTCCCTCGCAGAACTCCGGCGCGCGGCGCGAGATGCGCTGCTGCCGCTCCTCATGATCGTGGTCATCCTGGGGGGCATCCGCTTCGGGCTCTTCACGCCCACGGAGGCCGCTGCGGTGGCGGTCGCCTACGCGTTGCTGCTGGCCGGGCTGGTGTACCGGTCCCTCACCCTTGCGGAGCTGTGGAGGAAGATCGTCCAGACCGCCATGGTGTCGGGGATGGTGCTGTTCGTGGTGGGCGCCGCGCGCCTGCTGGGCTGGGTCCTCGCCGTGATGCAGGTGCCCCAGACGCTGGCGGCATCGGTGGTGGGAATGGGCGGCGGGCAGGCCGGCTTCATGCTCCTCACGATCCTCGTTTTCCTGCCGCTCGGCGCCATCCTGGAGGGCGTGCCCGCGGTGGTCCTGCTCACGCCCATCCTGCTGCCCCTGGCGATGCAACTGGGCATCGATCCCGTGCACTACGGCGCCGTCATCGTGGCGACCCAGGGGATCTCCGTGTTCCTCCCGCCCGTGGGCGTCAGCCTGCTGGTGGCCTGCTCGGTGGGAGGGGTCGAGCCGGCGGAGGTGGCGCGGCCGCTGTGGCCGTATTTGGCGTTGATGCTGGGGCTTACGATGGTGATCGCGTTTGTGCCGGGGGTGGTATTGTGGCTGCCGGGGGTGTTGGGGTGGTGA
- a CDS encoding TRAP transporter substrate-binding protein, with the protein MLRSAPTHGIGPAVDRVPRAVRALLTAMLVSFLAVSCRGPQFGDSDSATLGDSRTWEVRFSHVLSTNSEFHLLAERFRDLMLERTGGRFRVVIYPSGQLGGERVAFEQIQVGAVHLAITGTPVLSGWVPEGQMFDLPFLFENRDHGLAVMNGAVGDWWRDLLLERTGVRSLGFLDYGFRHVYNRRRPVETPGDLAGLKLRVLQNATYLAAYSALGVQATPMNYGEVYSALQQGVIDGGEANAIGFVSSRLYEVARFYSFTSITYNPITLLVNEPFYRGLPEDIREIVDRSAADALAYQSEAARRMEADAIEQMRAAGVEISRPGLAPFVPAVRPRIWNELADRLPDGEALIARLVEEAEREAFSPGAVDSLIPPR; encoded by the coding sequence GTGCTGCGAAGCGCCCCGACCCACGGCATCGGCCCGGCGGTCGATCGCGTTCCTCGAGCTGTGCGGGCGCTGTTGACGGCGATGTTGGTGTCGTTCCTCGCGGTGTCCTGCCGCGGCCCGCAATTCGGCGATTCCGACAGTGCAACCCTGGGCGACTCCCGCACTTGGGAGGTCCGCTTCTCCCATGTGCTCTCGACCAACTCGGAATTCCATCTCCTGGCGGAGCGTTTCCGGGATCTCATGCTCGAGCGCACCGGCGGGCGCTTCCGGGTCGTCATCTATCCGTCGGGGCAGCTCGGCGGAGAGCGCGTGGCCTTCGAGCAGATCCAGGTCGGCGCGGTGCACCTGGCCATCACGGGCACGCCCGTGCTATCGGGCTGGGTGCCCGAGGGGCAGATGTTCGACCTCCCGTTCCTTTTCGAGAACCGGGATCACGGGCTCGCGGTCATGAACGGCGCCGTCGGGGACTGGTGGCGTGATCTGCTGCTGGAGCGCACGGGCGTCCGTTCGCTGGGCTTCCTCGACTACGGGTTCCGCCACGTCTACAACCGGCGCCGGCCAGTGGAGACGCCCGGGGATCTCGCCGGACTGAAGCTCCGGGTCCTGCAGAACGCGACGTACCTGGCGGCGTACTCGGCGCTCGGCGTCCAGGCGACCCCGATGAACTACGGCGAGGTCTACTCCGCGCTGCAGCAGGGCGTGATCGACGGCGGCGAGGCGAACGCCATCGGATTCGTGAGCAGCCGGCTCTACGAGGTGGCCCGCTTCTACAGCTTCACGTCCATCACCTACAACCCGATCACGCTTCTGGTGAACGAGCCGTTCTATCGGGGGCTCCCCGAGGACATCAGGGAGATCGTCGACCGGTCCGCGGCGGATGCGCTTGCCTATCAGAGTGAAGCCGCGCGCCGGATGGAGGCGGACGCGATCGAGCAGATGCGGGCCGCGGGCGTGGAGATCTCGCGCCCGGGGCTGGCGCCGTTCGTCCCGGCCGTGCGGCCCCGCATCTGGAACGAGCTGGCCGATCGGCTGCCGGACGGCGAGGCGCTGATCGCAAGGCTGGTGGAGGAGGCGGAGCGTGAGGCGTTCTCTCCCGGCGCCGTGGACAGCCTGATCCCCCCGCGATGA
- a CDS encoding 3-oxoacyl-ACP reductase FabG yields MRLEGRRALVTGGSRGIGRAIALGLAREGADVAVNYRRSHADAGSAVREIERMGRRAVALQGSTDSASDVERFVAGAHDFLGGIDILVNNAGILKRTPLLEIDEEEWDAILDVNLKGYFLVGQAVARRMVEAGTPGAIVNVSSAGQAAAGPNLTHYCVSKAGVGMLTKQMALELAPHGIRVNAIAPGLIETDLNRADIARDEFREGRLARIPLGVIGTPDDVVGAVVFLASGEEARLVTGTSLFVDAGQLI; encoded by the coding sequence ATGCGTCTTGAAGGCAGGCGTGCTCTGGTCACCGGAGGATCCCGGGGTATCGGCCGGGCCATCGCCCTGGGCCTGGCTCGTGAGGGCGCGGATGTAGCCGTCAACTATCGGCGAAGCCACGCGGATGCCGGGAGCGCCGTTCGCGAGATCGAGCGAATGGGGCGGCGCGCGGTTGCCCTGCAGGGGTCCACGGACTCGGCGTCGGATGTCGAGCGCTTCGTCGCCGGGGCGCACGACTTCCTGGGCGGCATCGACATCCTGGTCAACAACGCCGGCATCCTGAAGCGCACGCCCCTTCTCGAGATCGATGAGGAGGAGTGGGACGCCATCCTGGACGTCAACCTGAAGGGGTATTTCCTGGTCGGGCAGGCAGTGGCGCGCCGCATGGTCGAGGCCGGGACGCCGGGCGCCATCGTCAACGTGTCCTCCGCCGGGCAGGCGGCGGCCGGTCCGAACCTCACCCACTACTGCGTGTCGAAGGCGGGGGTCGGGATGCTGACGAAGCAGATGGCGCTCGAGCTCGCGCCTCACGGGATCCGGGTGAATGCCATCGCGCCGGGCCTGATCGAGACCGATCTCAACCGGGCCGACATCGCGCGGGACGAATTCCGGGAGGGCCGCCTCGCGCGCATTCCGTTGGGGGTGATCGGCACGCCGGACGACGTGGTGGGGGCTGTCGTGTTTCTCGCGTCGGGCGAAGAAGCGCGCCTCGTGACCGGGACCAGCTTGTTCGTCGATGCCGGGCAGTTGATCTGA
- the katG gene encoding catalase/peroxidase HPI: MHTMNKDWWPNQLNLKPLQRHARSTDPMGEAFDYAEEFKSLDLEALRKDLFELMTTSQDWWPADYGHYGPLFIRMAWHSAGTYRISDGRGGGGAGTQRFAPLNSWPDNAHLDKARRLLWPIKQKYGRKLSWADLMIFAGNCALESMGFRTMGFGGGREDVWAPEDIDWGAEDTWLGDERYKGDRELDEPFGAVQMGLIYVNPEGPNGKPDPVAAARDIRETFRRMAMNDEETVALIVGGHTFGKAHGAADAGRYVGPEPEGAEVEEQGLGWKTSYGTGKGPDSVTSGIEGAWTTNPVKWDNNFLENLHGYEWEQVTSPAGAAQWTPKDGAGVGTVPDAHDPSKTHAPMMLTTDLSLTMDPAYAAIAKRFMEHPEELADAFAKAWYKLTHRDMGPVARYLGSEVPAEPQLWQDPVPEVDHELIDARDIVELKARVLTSGLAVSQLVSTAWASASTFRGTDKRGGANGARIRLAPQNGWEVNDPAELAEVLAVLEAVQDDFNGSQSGGKRVSLADLIVLGGCAAVEQAARDAGHDVQVPFAPGRTDASEEQTDAESFAVLEPRADGFRNFAGNGSGRPAAELLVDRADLLTLNAPEMTVLVGGLRVLNANSGGSELGVLTDRPGTLTNDFFVNLLDMGVEWQASDGSDDQFEGRDRGTGEVRWTGTSVDLVFGSNSELRAFAEIYACDDGQEAFVRDFVAAWNKVMNLDRFDLG; the protein is encoded by the coding sequence ATGCACACGATGAACAAGGACTGGTGGCCGAACCAGTTGAACCTGAAGCCGCTTCAGCGCCACGCCCGCTCGACCGATCCCATGGGCGAGGCTTTCGACTACGCCGAGGAGTTCAAGTCGCTCGACCTGGAGGCCCTGAGGAAGGACCTCTTCGAGCTGATGACCACGTCGCAGGACTGGTGGCCGGCCGACTACGGCCACTACGGGCCACTCTTCATCCGCATGGCCTGGCACAGCGCGGGCACCTACCGCATCAGCGACGGCCGTGGGGGCGGCGGCGCCGGCACCCAGCGCTTCGCGCCCCTCAACAGCTGGCCCGACAACGCTCACCTCGACAAGGCGCGCCGGCTGCTTTGGCCCATCAAGCAGAAGTACGGCCGCAAGCTCTCCTGGGCCGACCTGATGATCTTCGCTGGCAACTGCGCCCTGGAGTCGATGGGCTTCAGGACGATGGGGTTCGGCGGAGGCCGCGAGGACGTGTGGGCGCCTGAGGACATCGACTGGGGCGCCGAGGACACCTGGCTCGGGGACGAGCGCTACAAGGGCGACCGCGAACTCGACGAGCCCTTCGGCGCGGTGCAGATGGGACTCATCTATGTGAATCCGGAGGGGCCCAACGGCAAGCCGGATCCCGTCGCGGCGGCGCGGGACATCCGCGAGACCTTCCGGCGCATGGCGATGAACGACGAGGAAACCGTCGCGCTCATCGTCGGAGGGCACACCTTCGGCAAGGCACACGGCGCGGCGGATGCCGGCCGCTACGTGGGTCCCGAGCCGGAGGGTGCCGAAGTCGAGGAACAGGGCCTCGGCTGGAAAACCAGCTACGGCACCGGCAAGGGCCCCGATTCCGTTACCAGCGGGATCGAGGGCGCCTGGACGACCAACCCGGTGAAGTGGGACAACAACTTCCTGGAGAACCTGCACGGCTATGAGTGGGAGCAGGTGACGAGCCCCGCCGGCGCCGCGCAGTGGACCCCGAAGGACGGCGCCGGCGTGGGAACCGTCCCGGATGCCCACGATCCGTCGAAGACGCACGCCCCGATGATGCTGACGACGGATCTCTCCCTGACGATGGACCCCGCGTATGCGGCCATCGCCAAGCGTTTCATGGAGCATCCGGAGGAGCTGGCGGACGCCTTCGCCAAGGCCTGGTACAAGCTCACGCATCGCGACATGGGGCCGGTTGCGCGGTATCTCGGCTCCGAGGTGCCCGCCGAGCCGCAGCTTTGGCAGGATCCCGTGCCCGAGGTCGACCATGAGCTGATCGACGCGCGGGACATCGTAGAGCTCAAGGCGCGCGTCCTGACGTCGGGGTTGGCCGTATCCCAACTGGTCTCGACCGCCTGGGCATCGGCGTCGACCTTCCGCGGAACCGACAAGCGCGGCGGGGCGAACGGGGCGCGCATCCGCCTTGCCCCGCAGAACGGCTGGGAAGTGAACGATCCGGCCGAACTGGCGGAGGTGCTCGCGGTGCTGGAGGCAGTCCAGGACGACTTCAACGGCTCGCAATCCGGCGGGAAGCGGGTGTCGCTCGCCGACCTGATCGTGCTGGGCGGGTGCGCGGCGGTTGAGCAGGCGGCCAGGGACGCCGGGCATGACGTGCAGGTGCCGTTCGCGCCTGGGCGCACGGATGCGTCCGAGGAGCAGACCGACGCCGAGTCGTTTGCGGTGCTCGAACCCAGGGCGGACGGGTTCCGCAACTTCGCCGGGAACGGAAGCGGAAGGCCGGCGGCGGAGCTGCTGGTGGACCGGGCTGACCTGCTGACCCTGAACGCTCCCGAGATGACCGTGCTGGTCGGCGGGCTACGCGTCCTGAACGCCAACTCGGGGGGTTCGGAGCTGGGCGTCCTCACGGACCGGCCGGGCACGCTGACCAACGACTTCTTCGTGAACCTGCTCGACATGGGTGTCGAATGGCAGGCATCCGACGGTTCCGACGACCAGTTCGAAGGACGCGACCGCGGGACGGGCGAGGTGAGGTGGACCGGCACCAGCGTCGACCTCGTCTTCGGCTCGAACTCCGAGCTGCGGGCGTTCGCCGAGATCTACGCCTGCGACGACGGACAGGAGGCCTTCGTGCGCGACTTCGTGGCGGCGTGGAACAAGGTGATGAACCTGGACCGCTTCGATCTGGGTTGA
- a CDS encoding DNA alkylation repair protein has product MIADLQGRLDAVADPATKVWFENYLKHAIGYRGVKTPVVTRIVAEWRGEHGLERLPDDDQLALARSLIGERLAEDKFAGILYMQQYLVRRLHPDRLLAVAEELFAEGAFFDWSTSDWFSVRVLGPLLRRGPTGTAERIAGWRTAENLWQRRAAIVPFRAVVRDESYHPLIETTVAALVRERERFIQTGIGWVVSDMSKVHPGVAAALVERHFGDLSAEVIRRHTRYLPDHERYKARTRTGAIR; this is encoded by the coding sequence TTGATCGCAGACCTGCAGGGGCGACTGGACGCGGTTGCGGATCCCGCCACTAAGGTGTGGTTCGAGAACTACCTGAAGCACGCGATCGGCTACCGCGGGGTGAAGACGCCGGTGGTCACGCGGATTGTGGCCGAGTGGCGAGGCGAGCACGGGCTCGAGCGCCTGCCGGACGACGATCAGCTCGCCCTGGCCCGTTCGCTGATCGGGGAACGCCTGGCCGAGGACAAGTTCGCCGGGATTCTCTACATGCAGCAGTACCTGGTGCGGCGGCTGCATCCGGACCGGCTTCTCGCGGTGGCCGAAGAACTCTTTGCGGAGGGCGCCTTCTTCGACTGGTCGACGAGCGATTGGTTCAGCGTGCGGGTGCTGGGTCCGCTGCTCCGCCGTGGCCCGACCGGGACGGCCGAAAGGATCGCCGGATGGCGCACCGCCGAGAACCTCTGGCAGCGTCGCGCGGCAATCGTGCCCTTCAGGGCGGTGGTGCGCGACGAGTCGTACCATCCGCTCATCGAGACGACGGTTGCGGCGCTTGTGCGCGAACGCGAGCGGTTCATCCAGACCGGGATCGGGTGGGTCGTGAGCGACATGTCGAAGGTGCACCCGGGTGTCGCGGCCGCCCTGGTGGAGCGGCACTTCGGCGATCTCTCGGCGGAGGTGATCCGGCGGCATACGCGATACCTGCCAGATCACGAGCGGTACAAGGCGAGAACGCGGACGGGGGCTATCAGGTGA
- a CDS encoding TRAP transporter small permease produces the protein MMRRLRALNGVLVKLETWAAGGLLITVALVVLLQVLMRYLFAYPNPWSEEVSRFCFIWLSLLGASLAVEHRAHFGFDQVTKALAPREKKVVARFAGAVVLLFSLLLIGTGIALMDLTMGERSPALNLPVALVYAAAPVSGVLMVVHMVAGWAGEDTR, from the coding sequence ATGATGCGACGGCTCCGCGCCCTCAACGGGGTCCTGGTGAAGCTCGAGACCTGGGCGGCGGGTGGCCTTCTGATCACCGTAGCCCTCGTGGTCCTCCTCCAGGTCCTGATGCGCTACCTCTTCGCGTACCCGAATCCGTGGAGCGAGGAGGTCTCGCGCTTCTGCTTCATCTGGCTGTCGCTGCTGGGGGCGTCGCTGGCAGTGGAGCACCGGGCGCACTTCGGGTTCGACCAGGTCACGAAGGCGCTCGCGCCGCGCGAGAAGAAGGTCGTGGCGAGGTTCGCCGGGGCGGTCGTGCTGCTGTTCTCGCTGCTCCTCATCGGCACCGGCATCGCGCTCATGGACCTCACCATGGGAGAGCGCTCGCCGGCCCTGAACCTGCCTGTCGCCCTGGTCTACGCGGCGGCTCCGGTGTCCGGGGTGCTGATGGTGGTGCACATGGTGGCGGGATGGGCCGGGGAGGACACCCGCTGA